The Niastella koreensis GR20-10 genome includes a window with the following:
- a CDS encoding TonB-dependent receptor plug domain-containing protein, with protein MERSVTRKLVIAIITIGAFMHKGFSQTDTAKASAYESMSLKELLNVKIVSASKSAELLFDAPLSASVVTRAEIRRTGCTSIMEALRLVPGVIVREQSNGNYDIHLRGMDNVPPNASFDLTSNTTTLVMIDNRPIYNYLRGGTFWETLPVDLHDVEKIEVVRGPAAALYGPNAVNGVINIITRQIEKKGLYATVNNQQGSNYTFIDNASIGYRLNRLSIIASGNFQHRNRSQESYYEYSRDQYIEQPAYLINFGQDTIRNIGAIYPKPQLSMEKMAGNLFASYRISDKSKVVISTGVQHSVAQRVATENEFTPLSFAHSNTRYADVQGNINGLTGQFSYNEGTQYTDYSAENKYDFKTINSNIEYNFSRRNFSLKPGISFQRAVYDDRKYADQVNWTGVFNARTVINTQSASLHGEYKLFHNALRLVGGLAASRFNYPDTTYLSFELAATWKLNKSNLFRLVYSGAPRSANIYDTYVAQTIQLNPAGVHTFDVMALSGNKDLRLLTAKMVEAGYRSTISHVVSLDVEVFNICSKNYNTSIIQAPYTLLAGIDTIHVTEIRATNLPMQLNQAGLTFSLTIDTKKIKIKPFATLQHTQIKDYAISNVMPGVIPGAADIYSGIGTKRTLKSTPALYGGGIIEYKIAPKVNFAVSSYYYTKQDYYHISNIIYHDGIRGIDHLQGKLIMNAAISYEPVKGLVLNCSGKNLLNQTAHEFFYTDKTPFMVMGGCTWQLQ; from the coding sequence ATGGAACGATCCGTGACCCGAAAACTGGTTATTGCAATAATAACCATAGGCGCCTTTATGCATAAAGGGTTCAGCCAAACCGACACTGCAAAAGCAAGTGCTTACGAAAGCATGAGCCTGAAAGAACTGCTGAATGTGAAAATTGTTTCGGCATCCAAATCGGCCGAACTGCTGTTCGATGCTCCCTTATCGGCTTCGGTGGTTACCAGGGCCGAGATCCGGCGAACAGGCTGCACTTCCATTATGGAAGCACTACGCCTGGTACCAGGTGTTATTGTAAGGGAACAAAGCAATGGCAATTACGATATTCATTTAAGAGGCATGGACAATGTGCCTCCCAATGCGTCGTTCGATCTCACCTCCAATACCACAACATTAGTTATGATAGATAACCGCCCCATCTATAATTACCTGCGGGGCGGCACCTTTTGGGAAACCCTGCCTGTTGACCTGCATGATGTAGAAAAAATAGAAGTGGTACGCGGCCCGGCAGCCGCCCTGTATGGTCCCAATGCCGTGAACGGTGTTATAAATATCATTACCCGGCAAATTGAAAAAAAGGGATTATACGCAACCGTAAACAACCAGCAGGGCAGCAACTATACGTTTATTGATAATGCCTCCATAGGGTACCGGTTAAACCGCTTAAGTATAATTGCATCCGGAAATTTTCAACACCGCAACCGGTCGCAGGAAAGCTATTACGAATACAGCCGGGATCAATACATTGAACAGCCTGCCTATTTAATAAACTTTGGTCAGGATACCATCCGGAATATAGGAGCCATCTATCCAAAGCCACAATTGTCAATGGAGAAAATGGCCGGCAACCTGTTTGCCAGTTACCGGATCTCAGACAAGTCGAAAGTTGTTATTTCAACCGGCGTGCAACATTCAGTGGCACAACGGGTGGCAACTGAAAACGAGTTCACGCCACTGTCATTCGCACACTCCAATACCAGGTATGCCGATGTACAGGGAAATATAAACGGGTTAACAGGCCAGTTCTCTTATAATGAGGGCACGCAGTATACCGATTACTCAGCAGAAAACAAATACGATTTCAAAACCATCAATAGCAACATCGAATATAATTTTTCCAGGAGGAACTTTTCGCTAAAACCAGGCATCAGTTTTCAGCGTGCAGTATACGACGACAGAAAGTATGCTGACCAGGTAAACTGGACCGGCGTGTTCAATGCAAGAACAGTCATAAATACGCAATCTGCATCGCTTCATGGGGAATATAAATTGTTTCACAATGCCCTGCGCCTCGTTGGCGGATTGGCTGCCAGCCGTTTTAATTATCCCGACACTACCTACCTGTCATTTGAACTGGCTGCCACCTGGAAGCTGAATAAAAGCAACCTGTTCAGACTCGTGTATTCAGGAGCGCCGCGTTCCGCGAACATTTACGATACATATGTGGCACAAACAATTCAATTAAACCCTGCAGGTGTACATACATTTGATGTGATGGCGTTAAGCGGAAACAAGGACCTTCGATTGTTGACAGCCAAAATGGTGGAAGCCGGTTATAGAAGTACAATAAGTCATGTAGTAAGCCTGGATGTAGAAGTTTTTAATATTTGCTCTAAAAATTACAATACGTCGATTATACAGGCGCCGTATACCCTGCTTGCAGGTATTGACACCATACATGTAACAGAGATCAGGGCAACCAACCTGCCCATGCAACTGAACCAGGCCGGATTAACGTTTTCCTTAACAATAGATACGAAAAAGATAAAAATAAAACCTTTTGCCACCTTGCAGCATACACAAATAAAAGATTATGCAATTTCCAATGTTATGCCCGGGGTTATACCAGGCGCTGCTGATATTTATTCAGGTATTGGAACCAAACGCACGCTGAAAAGCACACCGGCTTTGTATGGCGGAGGTATAATCGAGTATAAAATCGCCCCTAAAGTAAATTTCGCTGTAAGCAGTTATTACTATACAAAACAGGATTATTACCATATAAGTAATATTATATATCATGATGGCATCCGGGGCATCGATCACCTGCAGGGAAAACTGATTATGAACGCCGCTATTTCTTATGAACCGGTAAAAGGACTGGTATTGAATTGCTCCGGTAAAAATTTACTGAATCAAACTGCTCATGAATTCTTTTATACCGACAAAACACCTTTTATGGTAATGGGCGGGTGTACCTGGCAGTTGCAATAA